Proteins from a genomic interval of Bradyrhizobium sp. CCBAU 53340:
- a CDS encoding NfeD family protein, with the protein MTDMFVSLGNWNWLIFGFILMALEVIVPGVFLFWLGLAALLVGLISFAAVISWQIQLVMFAVFAAAAVPVWRRLARPKPEASASPFLNKRSEALLGREFTLEKPIIDGNGTVRIGDTVWRVAGPDTPAGTRVRVVQVDGANLTVAAA; encoded by the coding sequence ATGACCGACATGTTCGTATCGCTAGGCAACTGGAATTGGCTGATCTTCGGCTTCATCCTGATGGCGCTCGAGGTGATTGTGCCGGGCGTGTTCCTGTTCTGGCTCGGGCTGGCCGCGCTTCTGGTTGGCCTGATCTCGTTCGCTGCCGTCATCTCCTGGCAGATCCAGCTGGTGATGTTCGCGGTGTTCGCAGCCGCCGCGGTGCCGGTGTGGCGCCGGCTGGCCCGGCCGAAGCCGGAGGCCAGCGCCAGCCCCTTCCTGAACAAGCGCAGCGAGGCGCTCTTGGGCCGCGAGTTCACGCTGGAAAAGCCCATCATCGACGGCAACGGCACGGTCCGCATCGGCGACACGGTGTGGCGCGTCGCGGGCCCGGATACGCCGGCGGGAACGCGGGTGAGAGTGGTGCAGGTGGACGGTGCGAACCTGACGGTCGCCGCGGCGTAG
- a CDS encoding SIS domain-containing protein, translated as MPSSKPLMTSSSGPTPASVESALRTLETESGGINALAAALRGPLGEAFARAVDLIRNAKGRVIVTGLGKSGHMARKIAATLASTGTPAFFVHTAEAAHGDLGMITTDDVIMALSWSGEQPEMKTLVNYSARFAIPMIAVTSNAASSLGQAADIVIELPKAREACPHNLAPTTSTMMQVAIGDAIAIALLEGRGFTALEFAHFHPGGKLGAMLKFVRDYMRTGAEIPVKPEGTQMSDAVVEMSAKGLGCVCIVNEANEAVGIITDGDLRRHMRPDLLTASVDEIMTKQPKTVPPSMLATEMIEVLNTSKITTLVVTDADKVVGIVHLHDLLRAGVA; from the coding sequence ATGCCGAGCTCGAAACCGCTGATGACCTCCTCATCCGGCCCCACCCCCGCCAGCGTCGAATCCGCGCTCCGCACGCTGGAGACGGAGAGCGGCGGCATCAACGCACTCGCGGCCGCCTTGCGCGGCCCGCTGGGCGAAGCTTTCGCCAGGGCCGTCGACCTGATCCGCAACGCCAAGGGCCGCGTCATCGTCACCGGCCTTGGCAAGTCCGGCCACATGGCCCGCAAGATCGCAGCGACCCTGGCCTCGACAGGCACGCCGGCTTTCTTCGTTCACACCGCTGAAGCCGCCCATGGCGACCTCGGCATGATCACTACCGACGACGTCATCATGGCGCTGTCCTGGTCCGGCGAGCAGCCGGAGATGAAGACGCTGGTGAACTATTCGGCGCGCTTCGCGATCCCGATGATCGCGGTGACGTCGAACGCGGCCTCCTCTCTGGGTCAGGCCGCCGATATCGTGATCGAGCTGCCGAAGGCGCGCGAGGCCTGCCCACACAATCTAGCGCCGACCACCTCGACCATGATGCAGGTCGCGATCGGCGATGCCATCGCGATTGCGCTGCTCGAAGGCCGCGGCTTCACCGCGCTCGAATTCGCGCATTTCCATCCCGGCGGCAAGCTGGGCGCGATGCTGAAATTCGTCCGCGACTACATGCGCACCGGCGCGGAGATCCCGGTCAAGCCTGAAGGCACCCAGATGTCGGACGCGGTGGTCGAGATGTCGGCCAAGGGTTTGGGCTGCGTCTGCATCGTCAACGAGGCGAACGAGGCCGTCGGCATCATCACCGACGGCGATCTGCGCCGCCACATGCGGCCCGATCTGCTGACGGCGTCGGTTGACGAGATCATGACGAAGCAGCCGAAGACGGTGCCGCCCTCGATGCTCGCGACCGAGATGATCGAGGTGCTGAACACAAGCAAGATTACGACGCTGGTCGTGACCGATGCGGACAAGGTGGTCGGCATCGTGCACCTGCACGATCTGTTGCGGGCGGGCGTGGCTTAA
- the gltB gene encoding glutamate synthase large subunit: protein MNGSQFERANIVAEELSATVASKTTDPIQEHNSRPKAEGLYDPSLEKDSCGVGFIANIKGKKSHEIVSDALSILCNLEHRGAVGADPRAGDGAGILVQIPHAFFSRKAKENKFELPAPGEYAIGALFMPRDTAWRNVIKSIIADQIKAEGLTLLGWRDVPTDNSSLGVTVKPTEPACMQVFIGRNGVAKTEDEFERRLYILRKSISQAIYQRRDRGLAGYYPCSMSCRTVIYKGMFLADQLGKYYPDLHEKDFESALALVHQRFSTNTFPAWSLAHPYRMIAHNGEINTLRGNTNWMAARQASVSSELYGKDISRLWPISYEGQSDTACFDNALEFLVQGGYSLPHAVMMMIPEAWAGNPLMDEKRRAFYEYHAALMEPWDGPAAIAFTDGRQIGATLDRNGLRPARYLVTKDDRIVMASEMGVLTIPEDQIITKWRLQPGKMLLVDLEQGRLIPDDEIKAELARSHPYKEWLERTQIVLEDLPKVPTTGVRSNLSLLDRQQAFGYSQEDISILMTPMAATGEEAAGSMGNDTPISALSDKAKPLFTYFKQNFAQVTNPPIDPIREELVMSLVSIIGPRPNLFDLQGLATTKRLEARQPILTDADLEKIRSISDVAESHFKSRTLDTTFHAGLGAAGMDQVLDELCARAESAVREGVNIIILSDRMVGTDRVPIPSLLACASVHHHLIRTGLRTSVGLVVESGEPREVHHFACLAGYGAEAINPYLAFETIIAMKDRLPGSLDDYEIVKRYIKSIGKGLLKVMSKMGISTYQSYCGAQIFDAVGLKADFVAKFFAGTHTRVEGVGLAEIAEEAVRRHADAFGEALVYKTALDVGGEYAYRSRGEDHAWTAESVGLLQHAARGNSLERYRAFAKILNEQSERLLTLRGLFRIKNAEEEKRKPIPLEQVEPAKDIVRRFATGAMSFGSISREAHTTLAIAMNRIGGKSNTGEGGEEADRFKPMPNGDSMRSAIKQVASGRFGVTTEYLVNSDMMQIKMAQGAKPGEGGQLPGHKVDATIAKVRHSTPGVGLISPPPHHDIYSIEDLAQLIYDLKNVNPTGDVSVKLVSEIGVGTVAAGVAKARADHVTIAGFEGGTGASPLTSIKHAGSPWEIGLAETHQTLVRERLRSRIVVQVDGGFRTGRDVVIGALLGADEFGFATAPLIAAGCIMMRKCHLNTCPVGVATQDPVLRKRFTGQPEHVINYFFFVAEEVREIMASLGFRTFNEMVGQVQLLDQTKLVAHWKAKGLDFSKLFVKQKEEKGQKIYHSERQNHHLEAVLDRSLIEKATPALDRGAPVKIEAAINSTNRSAGAMLSGAVAKIYGHAGLPHDTIHVGLKGTAGQAFGAWLAHGVTFDLEGEANDYVGKGLSGGKIIVKPPKNSAIVPEESIIVGNTVMYGAIEGECYFRGVAGERFAVRNSGAVAVVEGAGDHCCEYMTGGIVVVLGKTGRNFAAGMSGGIAYVLDETGDFDKLCNLSMVELEPVLSEELINAGTYHHAGDLEAHGRVDVFQNLLASDVERLHVLITRHAKATGSKRAADILANWKEWLPKFRKVMPVEYRRALREMAANADAEPKIAIGA, encoded by the coding sequence ATGAACGGGTCGCAATTCGAGCGCGCAAACATCGTGGCAGAAGAGCTGTCGGCGACGGTCGCCTCGAAAACGACCGATCCGATTCAGGAACACAATTCGCGCCCCAAAGCCGAAGGCCTGTACGATCCGAGCCTGGAGAAGGATTCCTGCGGCGTCGGCTTCATCGCCAACATCAAGGGCAAGAAGTCCCACGAGATCGTCTCGGACGCGCTCAGCATCCTCTGCAACCTCGAGCATCGCGGCGCCGTCGGCGCCGACCCGCGCGCCGGTGACGGCGCCGGCATCCTGGTGCAGATCCCGCACGCCTTCTTCAGCCGCAAGGCCAAGGAGAACAAGTTCGAGCTGCCGGCCCCGGGCGAATACGCCATCGGCGCGCTGTTCATGCCGCGCGACACCGCCTGGCGCAACGTCATCAAGAGCATCATCGCCGACCAGATCAAGGCGGAAGGCCTGACGCTGCTCGGCTGGCGCGACGTGCCGACCGACAATTCCTCGCTCGGTGTCACCGTGAAGCCGACCGAGCCCGCCTGCATGCAGGTGTTCATCGGCCGCAACGGCGTCGCCAAGACCGAGGACGAGTTCGAGCGCCGGCTCTACATCCTGCGCAAGTCGATCTCGCAGGCGATCTACCAGCGCCGCGACCGTGGGCTCGCGGGCTATTACCCCTGCTCGATGTCCTGCCGCACGGTGATCTACAAGGGCATGTTCCTCGCCGACCAGCTCGGCAAATACTATCCCGATTTGCACGAGAAGGATTTCGAGAGCGCGCTCGCGCTGGTGCACCAGCGCTTCTCGACCAACACCTTCCCGGCCTGGTCGCTGGCGCATCCCTACCGCATGATCGCGCATAACGGCGAGATCAACACGCTGCGCGGCAACACCAACTGGATGGCGGCGCGCCAGGCCTCGGTGAGCTCCGAGCTGTACGGCAAGGATATCAGCCGGCTGTGGCCTATCTCCTATGAGGGACAGTCGGACACCGCCTGCTTCGACAACGCGCTCGAATTCCTGGTGCAGGGCGGCTACTCGCTGCCGCATGCCGTCATGATGATGATTCCGGAGGCGTGGGCCGGCAATCCCTTGATGGATGAGAAGCGCCGCGCCTTCTACGAATATCACGCCGCGCTGATGGAGCCGTGGGACGGCCCCGCCGCGATCGCCTTCACCGACGGCCGCCAGATCGGCGCCACGCTCGACCGCAACGGATTGCGGCCGGCGCGCTATCTCGTCACCAAGGACGACCGCATCGTGATGGCGTCCGAAATGGGCGTGCTGACCATCCCCGAGGACCAGATCATCACCAAGTGGCGGCTGCAGCCCGGCAAGATGCTGCTGGTCGACCTCGAGCAGGGCCGCCTGATTCCTGACGACGAGATCAAGGCCGAGCTCGCCAGGAGCCATCCCTACAAGGAGTGGCTGGAGCGGACCCAGATCGTGCTGGAAGATCTGCCGAAGGTGCCGACCACGGGCGTGCGCTCGAACTTGTCGCTGCTCGATCGCCAGCAGGCGTTCGGCTACAGCCAGGAAGACATCTCCATCCTGATGACGCCGATGGCGGCCACAGGCGAGGAAGCCGCGGGCTCGATGGGCAACGACACGCCGATCTCGGCGCTGTCGGACAAGGCCAAGCCGCTGTTCACCTACTTCAAGCAGAATTTTGCACAGGTCACCAACCCGCCGATCGACCCGATCCGCGAAGAGCTGGTGATGAGCCTCGTCTCCATCATCGGACCGCGGCCGAACCTGTTCGATCTTCAGGGCCTTGCCACCACCAAGCGTCTGGAAGCGCGCCAGCCGATCCTGACCGACGCCGATCTGGAAAAGATCCGCTCGATCTCCGACGTCGCCGAATCGCACTTCAAGTCGCGCACGCTGGACACCACTTTCCACGCCGGTCTCGGCGCGGCGGGCATGGACCAGGTGCTGGACGAGCTCTGCGCGCGCGCCGAGAGCGCGGTGCGCGAAGGCGTCAACATCATCATCCTGTCCGACCGCATGGTCGGCACCGACCGCGTGCCGATCCCCTCGCTGCTGGCCTGCGCCTCCGTGCATCACCATTTGATCCGCACCGGCCTGCGCACCTCGGTCGGCCTCGTCGTCGAATCCGGCGAGCCGCGCGAAGTGCATCACTTCGCCTGCCTCGCTGGCTACGGCGCCGAAGCGATCAATCCTTATCTCGCGTTCGAGACCATCATCGCGATGAAGGACCGCCTGCCCGGCTCGCTCGACGACTATGAGATCGTCAAGCGCTACATCAAGTCGATCGGCAAGGGCCTCCTCAAGGTGATGTCCAAGATGGGCATCTCGACCTACCAGTCCTATTGCGGCGCGCAGATTTTCGACGCGGTCGGCCTCAAGGCTGATTTCGTCGCAAAATTTTTCGCCGGCACGCATACCCGCGTCGAAGGCGTCGGCCTTGCCGAGATCGCCGAGGAAGCCGTGCGCCGTCACGCCGACGCGTTCGGCGAGGCGCTGGTCTACAAGACCGCGCTCGATGTCGGCGGCGAATATGCCTATCGCAGCCGCGGCGAGGACCATGCCTGGACCGCGGAGTCCGTCGGCCTGCTGCAGCACGCCGCGCGCGGCAATTCGCTGGAGCGCTATCGCGCCTTCGCCAAGATCCTCAACGAGCAGTCGGAGCGCCTCTTGACGCTGCGCGGCCTGTTCCGGATCAAGAACGCGGAGGAAGAGAAGCGCAAGCCGATCCCGCTCGAGCAGGTCGAGCCGGCCAAAGACATCGTCAGGCGCTTCGCCACCGGCGCGATGAGCTTCGGCTCGATCTCGCGCGAGGCGCACACGACGCTCGCGATCGCCATGAACCGGATCGGCGGCAAGTCGAACACCGGCGAAGGCGGCGAGGAAGCCGATCGCTTCAAGCCGATGCCGAACGGCGATTCCATGCGCTCGGCGATCAAGCAGGTCGCCTCGGGCCGCTTCGGCGTCACCACGGAGTATCTCGTCAACTCCGACATGATGCAGATCAAGATGGCGCAGGGTGCCAAGCCCGGCGAAGGCGGCCAGCTGCCCGGCCACAAGGTCGACGCGACCATCGCCAAGGTGCGTCACTCGACCCCGGGCGTCGGCCTGATTTCGCCGCCGCCGCACCACGACATCTATTCGATCGAGGATCTAGCGCAGCTGATCTACGACCTCAAGAACGTCAACCCGACGGGTGACGTCTCGGTCAAGCTGGTCTCCGAAATCGGCGTCGGCACGGTGGCCGCGGGCGTTGCCAAGGCGCGCGCCGACCATGTCACCATTGCAGGCTTCGAGGGCGGCACCGGCGCTTCGCCGCTGACCTCGATCAAGCACGCCGGATCGCCCTGGGAGATCGGCCTCGCCGAAACCCACCAGACGCTGGTGCGCGAGCGGCTGCGTAGCCGCATCGTGGTCCAGGTCGACGGCGGCTTCCGCACCGGCCGTGACGTCGTGATCGGCGCGCTGCTTGGGGCCGACGAGTTCGGCTTTGCCACCGCGCCGCTGATCGCGGCCGGCTGCATCATGATGCGCAAGTGCCATCTCAACACCTGCCCGGTCGGCGTCGCGACCCAGGACCCCGTCCTGCGCAAGCGCTTCACCGGTCAGCCCGAGCACGTGATCAACTACTTCTTCTTCGTCGCGGAGGAAGTCCGCGAGATCATGGCTTCGCTCGGCTTCCGCACCTTCAACGAGATGGTCGGCCAGGTGCAGCTGCTCGACCAGACCAAGCTGGTGGCGCATTGGAAGGCCAAGGGCCTCGATTTCTCGAAGCTGTTCGTCAAGCAGAAGGAAGAGAAGGGCCAGAAGATCTATCACTCGGAGCGCCAGAACCATCATCTGGAGGCCGTGCTCGACCGCTCGCTGATCGAGAAGGCCACGCCCGCGCTCGACCGCGGCGCGCCGGTCAAGATCGAGGCTGCGATCAACAGCACCAACCGCTCCGCCGGTGCCATGCTGTCGGGCGCGGTCGCCAAGATCTACGGCCATGCCGGCCTACCGCATGACACCATCCATGTCGGCCTCAAGGGCACTGCCGGCCAGGCATTCGGCGCCTGGCTCGCCCACGGCGTCACCTTCGACCTCGAGGGCGAGGCCAACGACTATGTCGGCAAGGGTCTGTCGGGCGGCAAGATCATCGTCAAGCCCCCGAAGAACTCCGCCATCGTGCCGGAAGAGAGCATCATCGTCGGCAACACCGTGATGTACGGCGCGATCGAGGGCGAATGCTACTTCCGCGGCGTCGCCGGCGAGCGTTTCGCCGTACGCAACTCGGGCGCGGTCGCCGTCGTCGAAGGCGCGGGCGACCATTGCTGCGAATACATGACCGGCGGTATCGTCGTCGTGCTCGGCAAGACCGGCCGCAACTTCGCGGCCGGCATGTCCGGCGGCATCGCCTACGTCCTCGACGAGACCGGTGATTTCGACAAGCTGTGCAATCTCAGCATGGTCGAGCTCGAGCCGGTGTTGTCGGAAGAGCTGATCAACGCCGGCACCTACCATCACGCCGGCGATCTCGAGGCGCATGGCCGCGTCGACGTGTTCCAGAACCTGCTCGCCTCCGACGTCGAGAGGCTGCACGTCCTGATCACGCGCCATGCGAAAGCGACCGGCTCCAAGCGCGCCGCCGACATCCTTGCCAATTGGAAGGAATGGCTGCCCAAATTCCGCAAGGTGATGCCGGTCGAGTACCGGCGCGCACTGCGCGAAATGGCCGCCAACGCGGACGCCGAGCCGAAAATCGCGATCGGGGCGTAA
- a CDS encoding outer membrane beta-barrel protein, translated as MGSPPGRGRSSCAHIFRAALPCLLLTALESGPAAAQSLTPDLFNPSRGGFVSPEALPMRRTAGVLQPPSDAVPQPPDPNDDPRRKGDAPATTRLGQVPTYGLPAANGASSSGYDSLNRKRQQPKLYPGQPKPRKPAGPGSPVPLATPDTSLGPPRIAPPPSETAHKAPVPPAMAGTVPGQPLRRRLKADDDAFGAVGDYAGSFLIKGGLELSAGYDSNPARLQKPVGSPVYVVAPDLLVMSDWERHALVADLRGSFSGYTTNMPATIDGLPSPSPVEINRPDFTGHIDGRFDVDRDLKLTSQLRLRLATDNPGSPNVQAGLQKYPVYATYGTTVGFDQTFNRFQVAAGATFDRTAYTDSKLTDGSTSSNDDRDFNQYGGVGRFSYELKPGLKPFVEIEGDNRVHDQAADRNGYLRDSSGGYAKVGSSFEFSRILTGEVSVGYSARTYVDPRLSQLSGFLTSGSLIWNASGLTTVKFNTDTQIAETTIPGSSGVLVHTYAAEVDHDFRRWLTAIVKFTYGTYDYQGQNRNDKTYSLEGNLIYKLNRNVWIKGTLRHDVLDSNVAGASSQGTVVMLGVRLQN; from the coding sequence GTGGGGTCGCCTCCAGGCAGGGGCCGGAGCAGCTGCGCGCACATCTTCCGCGCCGCTTTGCCATGCCTGCTGCTGACCGCGCTGGAAAGCGGCCCGGCGGCCGCCCAGAGCCTCACGCCCGACCTGTTCAATCCCAGCCGCGGCGGCTTCGTCTCGCCTGAGGCTCTGCCGATGCGCCGCACGGCCGGTGTCCTGCAGCCGCCATCGGACGCGGTCCCGCAGCCCCCGGATCCCAACGACGATCCGCGCAGGAAGGGCGATGCGCCGGCGACGACGCGCCTCGGCCAGGTGCCGACCTATGGCCTGCCTGCCGCCAATGGCGCGAGCAGCTCCGGCTACGACTCGCTCAATCGCAAGCGCCAGCAGCCAAAGCTCTATCCCGGACAGCCGAAGCCCAGGAAGCCCGCAGGTCCGGGCTCGCCGGTGCCGCTGGCGACGCCGGACACGAGTCTTGGCCCTCCACGCATCGCACCGCCACCTTCGGAGACCGCGCACAAGGCGCCGGTGCCGCCGGCGATGGCGGGCACAGTCCCCGGCCAGCCCTTGCGCCGCCGTCTCAAGGCCGATGACGATGCGTTCGGCGCGGTCGGCGATTACGCCGGCAGCTTTCTGATCAAGGGCGGGCTCGAGCTCTCGGCCGGCTACGACAGCAATCCCGCGCGCCTTCAGAAGCCGGTCGGCTCGCCGGTCTATGTCGTCGCACCCGATCTTCTCGTGATGTCCGACTGGGAGCGCCACGCGCTGGTCGCCGATCTGCGCGGCTCCTTCTCCGGCTACACCACCAACATGCCGGCGACCATCGACGGGCTTCCCTCGCCGTCGCCGGTCGAGATCAACCGCCCCGATTTCACTGGCCATATCGACGGCCGGTTCGACGTCGATCGCGATCTCAAGCTGACCTCGCAGCTGCGCCTGCGGCTCGCCACCGACAATCCGGGCAGCCCGAACGTGCAGGCCGGCCTGCAGAAATATCCTGTTTATGCCACCTACGGCACCACGGTCGGCTTCGACCAGACCTTCAACCGTTTCCAGGTCGCCGCCGGCGCCACCTTCGATCGCACCGCCTACACGGACTCAAAGCTCACCGACGGCTCGACCTCCAGCAACGACGATCGCGACTTCAACCAGTATGGCGGCGTCGGGCGCTTCTCCTACGAGCTGAAGCCGGGCCTCAAGCCGTTCGTCGAGATCGAAGGCGACAACCGCGTTCACGACCAGGCCGCCGACCGTAACGGCTATCTGCGCGATTCATCCGGCGGCTATGCCAAGGTCGGTTCGTCCTTCGAGTTCTCGCGCATCCTCACCGGCGAGGTCTCGGTCGGCTATTCCGCGCGCACCTATGTCGATCCGCGCCTGAGCCAGCTCTCGGGCTTCCTGACCTCGGGCTCGCTGATCTGGAACGCCAGCGGGCTGACGACGGTGAAATTCAACACTGATACGCAGATCGCGGAAACCACGATTCCCGGCTCCTCCGGCGTGCTGGTGCACACCTACGCCGCCGAAGTCGATCACGACTTCCGCCGCTGGCTAACAGCGATCGTCAAGTTCACCTACGGCACCTACGACTACCAGGGCCAGAATCGCAACGACAAGACCTACTCGCTCGAAGGCAACCTGATCTACAAGCTCAACCGCAATGTCTGGATCAAGGGCACGCTGCGCCACGACGTCCTGGATTCGAATGTCGCGGGAGCGAGCTCGCAGGGGACGGTGGTGATGCTGGGGGTTAGGTTGCAGAATTAG
- a CDS encoding carboxymuconolactone decarboxylase family protein → MSQATPRIAPLTPPYPPEIQAKFDRIMRGAPPLLLFRVMAGHSRAWDKFRAGGLLDPGPLSLRQREIVIDRTCALNRCEYEWGVHVAIFAGAAKLTEDEVRATVDGDAASTCWSPAEQALIAAVDALHTRATFTDAEFAALSAHYDEAQILEIMLLCGFYRTVSYLANGLKLPLEETAARFPG, encoded by the coding sequence GTGTCTCAAGCCACACCGCGCATTGCGCCGCTCACCCCGCCTTATCCCCCGGAGATCCAGGCGAAGTTCGACCGCATCATGCGCGGCGCGCCGCCGCTGCTGCTGTTCCGGGTGATGGCAGGCCACAGCCGCGCCTGGGACAAGTTCCGCGCCGGCGGGCTGCTCGATCCCGGGCCGCTGTCGCTCCGCCAGCGCGAGATCGTCATCGACCGCACCTGTGCGCTCAACCGATGCGAATACGAGTGGGGTGTCCATGTCGCGATCTTCGCTGGAGCTGCGAAGCTCACCGAGGATGAGGTTCGCGCGACGGTCGATGGCGATGCGGCGTCGACCTGCTGGTCGCCGGCCGAGCAGGCGCTGATCGCGGCCGTGGACGCGCTGCACACCCGCGCGACGTTCACCGACGCCGAGTTCGCCGCCCTGTCGGCGCATTACGACGAGGCGCAGATCCTCGAGATCATGCTGCTATGCGGCTTCTACCGCACGGTGTCGTATCTGGCGAACGGGCTGAAGCTGCCGCTGGAGGAGACGGCGGCGCGGTTTCCGGGGTAG
- a CDS encoding glutamate synthase subunit beta produces MGKITGFLEIERHDRKYTPVAERVKHYNEFVIPLSEKETRDQAARCMNCGIPYCHGTGSVAPGTPGCPVNNQIPDFNDLVYQGNWEEASRNLHSTNNFPEFTGRICPAPCEASCTLNIDDNPVTIKTIECAIVDRAWDNGWLKPEVAAVKTGKKVAVIGSGPAGMACAQQLARAGHDVHVYEKYAKAGGLLRYGIPDFKMEKGIIDRRVKQMEGEGVTFHYNSHVGTAGNVDPREMLNQYDAIALTGGAEAPRDLPIPGRELDGIHYAMDFLPQQNRRVSEEPLNGVKDILAGGKHVVVIGGGDTGSDCIGTSLRQGALSVTQLEIMPAPPERENKGLTWPNWPLKMRTSSSQAEGAIREYAVLTQKFSAENGKVKKLHCVRVDDKFKPIAGTEFELDAELVLLAMGFVHPVHEGLLKQLAVELDPRGNVKANTLDYQTSRPNVFSAGDMRRGQSLVVWAIREGRLCARSIDTFLMGKTDLPR; encoded by the coding sequence ATGGGCAAGATCACGGGTTTTCTCGAAATCGAACGGCACGATCGCAAGTACACCCCGGTCGCCGAGCGCGTGAAGCATTACAACGAGTTCGTGATTCCGCTCTCCGAGAAGGAAACGCGGGACCAGGCCGCACGCTGCATGAATTGCGGCATTCCTTATTGTCACGGCACCGGCTCGGTCGCGCCGGGCACGCCGGGCTGCCCGGTCAACAACCAGATCCCCGACTTCAACGATCTCGTCTACCAGGGCAACTGGGAAGAGGCCTCGCGCAACCTGCACTCGACCAACAATTTCCCCGAGTTCACCGGTCGCATCTGTCCGGCGCCGTGCGAAGCGTCCTGCACGCTGAACATCGACGACAACCCCGTCACCATCAAGACCATCGAATGCGCGATCGTCGACCGCGCCTGGGACAATGGCTGGCTGAAGCCTGAGGTCGCCGCGGTCAAGACCGGCAAGAAGGTCGCGGTGATCGGCTCCGGGCCGGCCGGCATGGCCTGCGCGCAGCAGCTCGCGCGCGCCGGACACGACGTGCATGTCTACGAGAAGTACGCCAAGGCCGGCGGCCTGCTGCGTTACGGCATCCCCGACTTCAAGATGGAGAAGGGCATCATCGACCGCCGCGTCAAGCAGATGGAAGGCGAAGGCGTCACCTTCCACTACAACAGCCATGTCGGCACCGCCGGCAACGTCGATCCGCGCGAGATGCTCAACCAGTATGACGCGATCGCGTTGACGGGCGGCGCCGAAGCCCCGCGCGATTTGCCGATCCCCGGCCGCGAGCTCGACGGCATCCACTATGCGATGGACTTCCTGCCGCAGCAGAACCGCCGCGTCTCCGAGGAGCCGCTGAACGGCGTCAAGGACATCCTCGCCGGCGGCAAGCACGTCGTCGTCATCGGCGGCGGCGACACCGGATCTGACTGCATCGGCACCTCGCTGCGCCAGGGCGCGCTCTCTGTGACCCAGCTCGAGATCATGCCCGCCCCGCCCGAGCGCGAGAACAAGGGCCTGACCTGGCCGAACTGGCCGCTGAAGATGCGCACGTCCTCCAGCCAGGCCGAAGGCGCCATCCGCGAATACGCGGTGCTGACGCAGAAGTTTTCGGCTGAGAACGGCAAGGTCAAGAAGCTGCACTGTGTGCGCGTGGACGACAAGTTCAAGCCGATTGCCGGCACCGAGTTCGAGCTCGATGCCGAGCTGGTCCTGCTCGCGATGGGCTTCGTCCATCCGGTGCACGAGGGCCTCTTGAAGCAGCTCGCGGTCGAGCTCGACCCGCGCGGCAACGTCAAGGCCAACACGCTTGATTACCAGACCTCACGCCCGAACGTATTCTCCGCCGGCGACATGCGCCGTGGCCAGTCGCTGGTGGTCTGGGCCATCCGCGAAGGCCGGCTGTGCGCCCGCTCGATCGACACGTTCCTGATGGGGAAGACGGATCTGCCGCGCTGA
- a CDS encoding helix-turn-helix domain-containing protein, with amino-acid sequence MAKQAASRKVRGSRTGRPVMVLLDLLGRRWALRILWELRGEPLTSRALRTACDKASPTVLQTRLTELREAGFVDLGDGGGYALTPLGRELCEMVMPLHRFAERWRK; translated from the coding sequence ATGGCGAAACAGGCAGCATCGAGGAAAGTCCGCGGCTCGCGCACCGGGCGGCCGGTCATGGTGCTGCTCGACCTACTCGGCCGCCGTTGGGCCTTGCGGATTCTCTGGGAATTGCGCGGCGAGCCCCTCACCTCGCGCGCCTTGCGCACGGCCTGCGACAAGGCATCGCCGACGGTGCTGCAGACGCGGCTGACGGAGTTGCGCGAGGCGGGGTTTGTGGATCTGGGTGACGGCGGAGGTTATGCGCTGACGCCGCTGGGGCGGGAGCTGTGCGAGATGGTCATGCCGCTGCACCGGTTTGCGGAGAGGTGGAGGAAGTAA